A single region of the Fenollaria sporofastidiosus genome encodes:
- a CDS encoding TetR/AcrR family transcriptional regulator → MEGKKQKASQIRKKEILNAAKKVFLRKGFADTVMEDIIVETSLSRGGVYYHYKNKVEILHDLMREGMAYRVDKINEVLAEYSGELDANAVAHMIVDKVLDESELMSVYAIYLQATKNNDDLKNLFPILVEESLKATYIGVKVAKKDGCEYLTNDFLIFFMNTVILGCEILDGARDSFINNREFFIEIIKLFIDSYEKGKIR, encoded by the coding sequence TTGGAAGGGAAAAAACAGAAAGCCAGTCAAATCAGAAAAAAAGAAATATTAAATGCAGCTAAAAAGGTTTTTTTAAGGAAGGGTTTTGCTGACACGGTAATGGAAGATATTATTGTTGAAACCTCGCTTTCTCGAGGAGGTGTGTATTACCATTACAAAAATAAAGTTGAGATATTACATGATTTAATGCGAGAAGGTATGGCTTATCGAGTCGACAAGATTAATGAAGTTCTGGCAGAGTATTCGGGAGAGCTAGATGCTAACGCTGTAGCACATATGATTGTCGATAAAGTACTTGATGAAAGTGAACTCATGAGCGTATATGCCATATATCTTCAGGCTACGAAAAACAATGATGACCTAAAGAATTTGTTCCCAATTTTGGTCGAAGAATCCTTAAAGGCTACATATATAGGAGTTAAAGTTGCAAAGAAAGATGGGTGCGAATATCTCACAAATGACTTTTTAATATTTTTTATGAATACAGTTATACTAGGTTGTGAAATCTTAGATGGGGCAAGGGATAGCTTTATAAATAATAGAGAGTTTTTTATAGAAATAATAAAGCTGTTTATTGATAGTTATGAAAAAGGTAAAATAAGGTAA
- a CDS encoding ABC transporter ATP-binding protein: MKKKNDELICSASDSKKLKQNKNLIKEVESLNLDVPDEIMQRIESDVEQSEKKPKISMGGLNKALMSVAPEYKGRMRISVIFACIGELFSFSTYFFSAYAAGWLIKNAGSNPVGFHALLKYAFFAIGSLLLYFIFTGFSTTISHKTSFSILAKLRQTLFEKLKVIPMGYLVDNPVGKIKVIIMDRVADMEDWVAHLMPELPSRLLHPILCTVILFYLDWRIGLSIFVPLPIVFLAMITMMYKYRSRMAVWLSSYANVADRSAEYVRGIPVIKAFAQDKVSYGKFADAVKFYHFSTMKWWKQSWFGKALMTAAMMTPQIVSLPLAFYLYGNGQIGIETLLLSLILPIAILPQAFAIMMSFELFQMASNTWVSIQELLDMPDQKRPDAENKVTIDRGKGIKFDNVSFSYHDGTEVLHNISFETSPGEVTALVGPSGGGKSTIAKLLAGFWDQSSGKISIGNVDTKNISFKQLAEEISYVSQDNFLFDVSIRDNIRLGKPNASEDEIIAAAKAAHCHDFIMALPKGYDTKAGEAGGAMSGGERQRITLARAILKPASTIILDEATAYADPENEALIQEAISNLVKGKNLVMVAHRLNTIKQAHQIILIDKGQIIAKGKHEELMEEPLYASLWKQYLGEE; the protein is encoded by the coding sequence ATGAAGAAAAAAAATGATGAGTTGATTTGCTCTGCTTCGGACAGCAAGAAACTCAAGCAAAATAAAAATTTAATAAAAGAGGTAGAGAGTTTAAACTTGGATGTTCCTGATGAGATTATGCAGCGAATCGAAAGTGATGTAGAGCAAAGCGAAAAAAAACCTAAAATCAGTATGGGTGGTTTAAATAAAGCACTTATGAGTGTAGCACCTGAGTATAAGGGTAGGATGCGAATTTCTGTTATTTTTGCCTGCATTGGAGAGCTTTTTAGTTTTTCTACCTATTTTTTTAGTGCTTATGCAGCAGGATGGCTTATAAAAAATGCCGGGAGTAATCCGGTCGGCTTTCATGCACTATTGAAATATGCTTTTTTTGCAATAGGATCACTGCTCCTTTACTTTATATTTACAGGATTTAGCACAACTATTTCACATAAAACCTCTTTTTCCATACTTGCAAAACTTAGACAGACTTTGTTTGAAAAATTAAAGGTAATTCCAATGGGGTACTTGGTGGATAATCCTGTAGGTAAAATTAAGGTAATAATCATGGATCGAGTAGCAGATATGGAAGACTGGGTAGCCCATTTGATGCCTGAACTACCTAGTAGGCTTTTGCATCCGATACTCTGCACAGTTATTTTGTTTTATTTAGATTGGCGTATAGGATTATCAATATTTGTGCCGCTACCAATTGTTTTTTTAGCGATGATTACAATGATGTATAAATACCGTAGTAGAATGGCGGTGTGGCTATCAAGTTATGCTAATGTTGCTGACAGAAGTGCGGAGTATGTTCGTGGAATTCCTGTAATCAAAGCATTTGCACAAGACAAAGTTTCGTATGGAAAGTTTGCAGATGCGGTAAAATTCTATCATTTTTCAACGATGAAATGGTGGAAGCAAAGTTGGTTTGGCAAAGCACTTATGACGGCTGCAATGATGACACCACAGATAGTGAGTTTACCTTTAGCTTTCTATTTATATGGGAACGGGCAAATAGGCATTGAAACATTGCTTTTATCACTTATTCTGCCAATTGCTATCCTTCCACAAGCTTTTGCAATCATGATGAGCTTTGAACTTTTTCAGATGGCTTCCAATACTTGGGTATCCATACAAGAATTACTTGATATGCCTGATCAAAAACGTCCTGATGCAGAAAATAAAGTTACTATAGATAGGGGAAAGGGAATAAAATTTGATAATGTAAGTTTTTCTTATCATGACGGAACTGAGGTATTGCATAATATTTCTTTTGAAACAAGCCCCGGAGAAGTGACTGCACTTGTCGGACCTTCAGGTGGCGGAAAATCTACAATTGCAAAGCTTTTAGCAGGCTTTTGGGATCAGTCATCGGGTAAAATTTCCATTGGTAATGTTGATACAAAGAATATTTCATTTAAACAGCTTGCTGAAGAGATTTCTTACGTTTCACAAGATAATTTTCTTTTCGATGTAAGTATTAGAGATAATATTCGTCTTGGAAAGCCTAATGCATCCGAAGATGAAATTATTGCGGCAGCAAAAGCTGCTCATTGCCATGACTTTATTATGGCACTTCCTAAAGGGTATGATACAAAAGCAGGAGAAGCAGGAGGAGCAATGTCGGGCGGTGAAAGACAGAGAATAACTCTTGCAAGAGCAATTTTGAAACCTGCATCAACCATTATTTTGGATGAGGCAACAGCTTATGCCGATCCGGAAAACGAAGCTCTCATCCAAGAAGCAATATCGAATCTCGTAAAGGGGAAAAATCTTGTGATGGTTGCTCATAGGTTAAATACAATCAAGCAGGCACACCAAATAATTCTAATCGATAAAGGTCAAATTATAGCCAAGGGTAAACATGAAGAACTGATGGAAGAGCCACTTTATGCAAGCCTGTGGAAACAATATTTAGGGGAGGAATAA
- a CDS encoding ABC transporter ATP-binding protein: MEFIRLSFKLAGQYKNRLKAGIFLIFLQNASMLFGFFALFLAFGWMNETTWEHIWTIFGVLFASFLFNFLTGWAKSGLSDGVFFGIFKDYRLAVGEKLKKAPMGYFAEQSLSRIMAAFTNVMKSLENYSAMSIDFAVSGISISFFLLVGMFGVNTKIGFLTLICLILIWLCMSLMINQAKKEVAREHAAITKVGDALVDSISGIPVLRSFPFADEGVVEEIHSKLKNASEELRLSQVHFEIVFVIYARIFSTVINLSSLLVTLFSCYLYTKGEVLLPQALTVSAAGFMIFGGLKQLENAAILMVKNPANMQYLDEVLDIPEISDGTLEVMENQDIVFDKVSFSYDKGKPVLKDLSFTIPQGSKTAIVGPSGSGKTTIINLISRFYDVDSGEIRLGNRDIRDYKVESLLKNLSLVFQNVYLFQDTIENNIRFANPKASHEEVVEAAKKARCHNFIMELPDGYNTMVGEGGSSLSGGEKQRISIARALLKNAPIILLDEATSSVDPENEYEILAAVEELSKGHTVVSIAHRLSTVKKADQILVIDDGKLVQEGKHNDLINREGIYSAFIKARERAASWRL, translated from the coding sequence ATGGAGTTTATAAGATTATCATTCAAACTGGCTGGACAGTATAAAAATCGTCTTAAGGCAGGAATTTTTCTTATTTTTCTGCAAAATGCTTCAATGCTGTTTGGATTTTTCGCTCTCTTTCTTGCATTCGGTTGGATGAATGAAACTACATGGGAGCATATTTGGACAATTTTCGGAGTGCTTTTTGCTTCCTTTCTTTTTAATTTTTTGACAGGCTGGGCGAAAAGTGGTCTTAGTGACGGTGTTTTCTTTGGCATTTTCAAAGACTACAGACTTGCAGTTGGCGAAAAACTTAAAAAGGCGCCTATGGGATATTTTGCAGAACAAAGCCTATCAAGAATTATGGCGGCATTTACCAATGTTATGAAGAGTCTTGAAAATTACTCTGCAATGAGTATCGACTTTGCTGTTTCAGGCATTTCAATATCCTTTTTTCTGTTGGTTGGGATGTTCGGTGTAAATACTAAAATTGGATTTTTAACTTTAATTTGTTTAATTCTTATTTGGTTATGCATGTCTCTTATGATTAATCAAGCAAAAAAAGAGGTTGCACGTGAGCATGCAGCTATTACAAAGGTGGGTGATGCGTTAGTCGATAGCATTAGCGGGATTCCTGTGCTTCGCAGTTTTCCGTTTGCAGATGAAGGTGTTGTTGAAGAAATACATTCTAAATTGAAAAATGCTTCTGAAGAACTTAGACTCTCTCAAGTACATTTTGAAATCGTCTTTGTTATTTATGCAAGAATTTTTTCTACTGTTATTAATCTTTCGAGTCTACTTGTTACATTATTTTCTTGTTATCTTTATACGAAAGGGGAAGTTTTATTACCACAAGCGCTTACTGTTTCAGCTGCTGGCTTTATGATTTTCGGCGGTTTAAAACAACTTGAAAATGCAGCCATCCTCATGGTTAAGAATCCTGCCAATATGCAATATTTGGATGAGGTTTTAGATATTCCTGAAATAAGTGACGGGACTTTGGAAGTTATGGAAAATCAGGATATCGTCTTTGATAAGGTGAGCTTTAGTTACGACAAAGGGAAGCCTGTTTTAAAAGACCTTTCATTTACTATTCCACAAGGGTCAAAGACAGCTATCGTAGGACCGTCAGGATCCGGAAAAACGACAATAATCAATTTGATCTCTCGTTTTTATGATGTTGACAGTGGTGAAATAAGATTAGGAAATAGGGATATACGAGATTATAAAGTAGAAAGTTTACTGAAAAATCTTTCACTTGTTTTCCAAAATGTTTATCTTTTTCAAGATACTATAGAGAATAATATTCGCTTTGCAAATCCTAAGGCAAGTCATGAAGAAGTAGTGGAAGCTGCTAAAAAGGCTCGTTGCCATAATTTTATTATGGAACTTCCTGATGGCTATAACACCATGGTAGGTGAGGGTGGCAGTTCTCTTTCCGGTGGTGAAAAACAACGAATTTCTATTGCTAGAGCATTACTTAAAAATGCACCTATTATTCTTTTAGATGAAGCGACCAGCTCCGTTGATCCTGAAAATGAATATGAGATTTTGGCCGCGGTTGAGGAATTGTCCAAAGGACACACTGTAGTTTCGATAGCTCATAGACTTTCAACTGTGAAAAAAGCCGATCAGATACTAGTGATTGATGACGGTAAATTGGTTCAAGAAGGCAAACATAACGATTTGATAAATAGAGAAGGAATTTATTCAGCATTTATCAAGGCAAGAGAACGAGCTGCAAGCTGGAGATTGTAA